From the genome of Bacteroidota bacterium:
CAGAAACGGAAAAGATGTAGATATTTACACTATCGAACTAGCTAATCCAAGCAGCGATAAACTTTTAGCCGAAGTCTCGGGAGGTGGTTGGGAAGTTCTCGACTGGTCGCCCGATGCAAAAAAAATTTTAGTCCGCGAAGGTGTTTCTATTAACGAAAGCTATCTCTATTTGTTCGATTCGATAACAGGTGAAAAAGAATTAATTACACAAAAAAAGGAAGGTGAACAAGTTGCTTACAGCAGCGCTAAGTTCGGTAAGGATGGCAAAGGAATTTTTCTAACAACCGATTTGAACTCCGAATTTTTCAGATTAGCTTATTACGATTTGACTTCCAAGAAATATAAATTTTTAACAGAGCATATTAAGTGGGATGTGGATGAATTTGAACAATCTCCCGACGGGAAACAAATTGCTTTCGTAACTAATGAAGATGGAAGCGGAGGACTACACCTGATGGATGTTAAAACCGGGAAAGAATTGAAGCTGCCCAAAATTCCGGCTGGTGTTATTTCAGGAATCAAATGGCATAATGACGGCGTGAACATCGGATTCAGTTTAAGCTCTGCACGTTCTTCCACCGATGCTTACTCGATAAATACAAAAGCCGGAAAATTGGAACGCTGGACTTTCAGCGAGACAGGCGGAGTTAATGTTGAAAAATTTGCCGAGCCAAAATTGATTCACTGGAAGTCTTTCGACGGGAAAATGATTTCAGGTTTTCTTTACAATCCTCCCGAAAAATTTAGAGGCAAGAGACCCGTAATTATTGATATACACGGTGGACCTGAGTCGCAGTTCCGTCCCACTTTCCTTGGTCGATATAATTATTATCTCAACGAACTCGGTATCGCATTAGTTTTTCCAAACATCCGCGGCTCAGCGGGTTATGGTAAAACATTTTTGAAATTAGACAACGGATATTTACGCGAAGATTCATATAAAGATATCGATGCACTTTTTGATTGGATTAAATCGCAATCAACTTTAGACGCCGACAGAATTATGATTACAGGCGGAAGTTACGGCGGGCACATGACACTCGCGATTGCAACTTATTATCCGGAAAAATTCCGTTGTGCTGTTGATATAGTCGGCATCTCTCACTTTGTTACTTTCCTCGAAAATACAGAAAGTTATAGGAAGGATTTGCGGCGTGTTGAATACGGCGACGAACGCGACCCAAAGATGCGCGAGTTTATGGAAAAAATAGCACCTTTAAATAACGCCCATAAAATTAAAAAGCCGTTGTTTATTATACAGGGTAAAAACGACCCGCGCGTTCCTGCAAGCGAAGCTGAACAAATGGTTGCTACTTTGAAAAAGAACAACACTCCCGCTTGGTATCTGCTTGCAAAAGATGAGGGACATGGATTCAGCAAGAAGAAGAACCGCGACTTCCAGCTCTACTCGACAATTATGTTTATAAAAGAGTTTCTATTAAAGTGATGGCGGATGGAAAAGGAATATTGGATTATTGGAATATTGGTTTGTTGGATTTTAGTCTTTGCTATCACGGTCTAAGTTCCGTGAACATTATATGTCGAATAATAGGTCCGCTATTAGCGGATGAATTTTGATATCTTCAGCTTATCCATTATTCCACTAATCCCCCCTTTTTTTGCACTCATCAATATTACAAATTTCTGCCGCTGATACACTTCCCATTTTTTTGATAATTACAGTATTCACACATATCTTCGTTGCGTGTGAACTGATTCGATTTTATCTTCTCAATCACATGTAATATTTCCGTCTCAATATTTTTTATCTTATCTTTACTGAATTTATAAATCTGCGGGTGGTCAGGATATTTTGTAAATACTAATGTCGCTTCAATTTCATCCACTTCCAAAAAGCGGGCAACCAAAACAGAGTAAAATGCCATCTGCCAATAATAACGGTCGGCTTTATTTTTAATATTTTTTAGAGTTACATTATCGGTTTTGTAGTCGAGAATGCACCATTTTCCTTCTTGACTCTTATATAGTCTATCCAACGTGCCGGTCAGATAATCATCGCCAAAAACTGTGTTGAGAGTAAACTCTGTTTTATATTCCGGCAATCGAATAACAGTTTTGCCAAAATCCGATTCGAAATAATTTTTCACTTGTAATAATATATCGTTCGTAACTTGATTTATTTTTTCGTCCTCGATCACAAATTCGCTTTTCAAATTTTGCAGTATAAAACTACTAATATCTTTCTCGTTAAAACTTTGATACTTTTCAAGAACAGAATGTGTTATCGAACCAACAATCCCTCTGTATATCCTGTCGTTCGGGTCATCTTCTTCATGAAACTTAATGGATCGCATTTCAAACTCAGGCATTCCGAGTTGGTATTTCAAAAAATATTTCGTCGGACAATCCTTGAACGTCTGGATTTGTGTAGCCGAGAAAAAGTTACTCCGAATCTGTCCCTGTCGCGATTTAATTAAAATATCCCCGATTGATTTCTCCGATTCAACAACTCTTGCATCTTCCGACACTATTTCTATATGTTCAGGCGCTGTATAAATTTGAAGGTTCAGCAGATAATCGATTTCGGAGTGTAAAAAGTTATTATTTTCTAAATTAATTGTTTTTACTTTTAGGTTATCAACTAGGTGTTCGCCTTTCATAATTTCATTTGAGTTTATATTTAAACTCTTTAATACCCAATTCAAAGCTGATTTAGAATTTTCAGGTAAACTACCTGAAAGCACTAACACATCCTTAGCGCGTGTGCAGGCAACATAAAATATTCTTTTTTCTTCAGCTTCAGTTTTTAAGTGCGATTGCTGCTTCAGAAATCTATAAATCAGCGGGTCAATTTTTTGATCATTCGAATTTTCTTCCATTGCCTGAAAACCGATACCGACTTTACTGTCGATGTATGGAGCATTATCGTACTTAAATTTTTTATCAAGAAACGGAACAAAAACTACCGGAAATTCAAGTCCTTTCGCTGAATGGATCGTCATTATTTGTACAGCATTCCCATCGCTTTCGATGCTTGCCTGCCCTTCACGCTGTTCGCCTGCAATCAAAGTTTTAAGCCGCTCCACAAAATCGTATAGGTTAGCAAATCCCTTTCCTTCGAAGTTACGTGCCAAACGGAGAAGTTTATCCACATTTAAACGACTTTGTTCACCACGTTGTAAGCCAGCTATTGTTCCAAGCCAACCAGTTTGCCTGAAAATTCTTTGAACGAGTAACGGTATCGGTAAGCGAGATGCGTAACTGATATTATCATCCAAAATATTTACTGCACGCTTTGCATTGTCGGATACATTTTCTGTTTGTATGAACGATTTAAGTTTTGACCAAAAATCTGAACCATTAGTGTGGTTCGCAATCTCGAATAATTCAGCATCGGATAGCGTGAAAAAAGGCGACCTGAGCAATCCAACAAGCGCTACATCGTTGTGGCGATTCAGCAAGAATTGGAAGTAATTGTAAAAATCGTAAATCTCCTGCGTTTGATAAAAACCTATACCCCCTGTAATTACATAAGGAATTTTATATTTGTTGAGGATAAGTTCTAATTTCTTCAAATGAGTGCGGCTTCGCAACAGAATAGCAGCATCTTTGAAACGGAAATCGTTTGGAGTTTCAGCCGCATCGTAGATTTGGTATTTAGTTTGGACCAAATTGATTATCCGCCGTGCAATTGCCTCACACTCGATTTCTATAATTTTTTCCTTTTCATTTGAAGGTTTTAAGAGCAGCAGTTCAACTTTTCCGGATGCTGAATTGTTTCTACATTTTAACAACTCATTGTATTCAACTTCAAATTGATGGCTTCCCTTGACCAATATTTTTGCAAAAACAACGTTTACAAAACAGACTATGTCGGTAAGAAGCCGGAAACTTTCAGCTAACACTATTTTTCCTTTTCGTTCATCAGCAGTTGATACAACCGCATTCCCATTCCACCTTATTTCATTATCCGTCGTTTGATAATGTGTGATATCTTGTTTTGTTTTTTCAAAAACTTCAACCTCAGCATTCCGGAATCCATAAATCGACTGCTTTGGGTCGCCGACGATAAACAAGTTTCCGCTTTGTAAATCGAAGAGGAGCTTTCGGAATATTTCATACTGTAGTAAATTCGTATCCTGATACTCATCAACCATAATATATTTGAACTTTGAAGCGAGCTTCTGCTGCACTTCACTCGACTTGAGCATTTCATAAGTTTTTAACTGTAAGTCCTCGTAATCGAGGTAACTCTTTTCGTTTTTCTTGAGTTCATAAATTTTCAGCGTATCTTTGTAAAGCGAAAGAGCCACACGTGTAATATTCAGTAGAATTATTTGGTGTTTATTTTTTATATAGGAACAATATACCTCGATAAGTTCCTTCGAGCTTTCCCAAACATCTTTAAGAATTGATACTAAGTCGTTCACGGATGAATTATCTACTCCCCTGCCGAAAATATCCGCCCGAAGTTCTCCTTTCTGCGTGAGCATACCTTCGATTATTTCTCCGAACATTTTTATTTTATGATCTTCGGTTTTAGCTGTGTGCCAAACGTTCAACATCTGCAAAATTTCAGTCGCTTTTTTACTATTACCCGCTTTTAAAATTTTTTCTGCAGCCTCTATACAACCGGAATCAATGACTGTCGAGAGTATTTGAGACTCTGTTATTTCATCCCAAATTTTCAAAATATCATCGTCCGATTTTCCCGCCGATAAGATTCCATCCTCTGTTAAAAGCCGTTCGACTTGTTCACGTTTTCCAAGAAATAGCTTTACAAAGCTTTGAAGTTTATTCTTCCCGAGAGTCCGTAAAACTAATGCCAACTCTTCATATCTTTTATCCGAAGAATTATTCAGCCATACAGCTATTGTTTCCTGGATTGATTCCTGTATCAAAATTTCCTGATCTACGCCATCGAGAACAGAAAAACCGTAATCAACATTCGCCTCTACAGGAAACTGCCTCAACATTTTTGAACAGAAGGAGTGGATGGTGGAAACATTTGCCGAGGGTAAGTGATTGCTGATGTCCTCGATTTTTTTAAGTCTATCTAACGATTTTTCAGATTGTAATAATCCGTTAAGTGTATCGGAGATTTTTTTTTTCAATTCGCTTGCCGCTTTTTCGGTAAAAGTTATTGCAACAATCTCATCAATCTTCGTATCGGTGTTTAATAGAATATCAATAAAACGACTTACGAGAACAGTAGTCTTACCTGAACCAGCATTTGCTGTAACCGATAGATGTCTTAATATGTCGTGAGCTTTTTTTTGGCTCTCTGTAAAAATAGTTTTTGGCATAATAATCGACTTAATATAACAGGTTAGATAGAAATAAAAAAGCCGATCGTTAGGATCGGCTTATTTGAAAGAAATTTATTTTAGTTTCTAAAAACGATATGTAACCGTTGCTACAACATTGTGAGTTTTAATCTTTTCATCAACGCGCGAAGTTTTATCGTAATTCACACGGAACGAATCCCAAAAGCCATAAGCATAACCCAAGTCGAAAGCAACAATATCTTGAACAATAAAGCCGACACCCGCTGTTATATACTTACGTGCAAATGATGACGGATCGTCTTTGTATGGCGAGGGAAGAAAAGCAAAACCTCCACGCAATCGCATACCCATTGCAGGTAATTCGTATTCTGCACCGCCCCGCAAATTCACTGTAGGTTGGAACATTTCTTTGATATCTGTATTGTAACTGATTAAATCTTCGGGTGCATTACGGAATTCCATTTGTGTCCAATCTGTGTATTCAAGATCTGCAGTCAACATCAAATCTTGAATGATATAAGATACACCACTGCTGAACATAAAAGGTGAAACTACATCGTATTTAGTTTTGAATTTCGAAGGTTTATCGTATGGATATTTGAAGTTATCTCCATTATCAAAAAAACTTTCGCCTTGCGAGGTAAATGTTTCTTCAATTGTCAGCCACGAAGGGGTTTTAAAACTCAATCCTATTCTTACCACATCCGACATACGATACAACATACCGAATTTGGCTGAGAAGCCATTAACAGTTGCACTTATTGTTTGGTCGATAAATAAAGACCTAAAATCGAAAGGAAGTGTTCTATAAATATTATCCAAATCTTGTTCGGAGTAACTTCGTTGCCAGGAATATGAGCCGGTATTAATATTTAAACTCATACCTACATATAAATTTTTTGCAGCTTCCATCGCACCGCCTACACTCCAATTGTTCATCCCACCGCTTTCTAAAATTTTACCGCTTTGTGTAACGCTGTCCTGAATGCGGCTATCAAAAACAAAAGAATTAGGACTCAAAGAATCTATATTTGCTAAATACAATTCCCAAGCTAAATTACCTTTTGGACTTTTTGTTGTAGAAATACCGTGACGGGCGTAATTTTGGATAATTGAACTTACAGGATTAAAACCGCTGAATGAAAGAGCTCCGGCAAAATCATTTATACGATGATAACCCGCAGCGAATACCATACTTCCGCGAGTTGTAGGGAAAGGATATGCTACGCCGAAATTATTCAGCTTCGTGCTGCTCGTAGAAAAAGATTTTTCGTTTCCATACAAACTGCTATTATCTTTAGATGAAAGGTGAGATAAGCCGAAAGAAAATTCGGACATATCTAATTGACCTAATCCTGCAGGATTCCAGAACAAAGCTGTGTAATCGTTTGATATGCCGGTGTAAGCCATACCCAAACCGAGCGACCTGGCACCAACACCGGTTCCTAAAGTTGAATATCGCAACGCATCTTCAGGAAACTGTGCGAAACTTGATACCGAAAAAGTTAAGAGGACAATGATTACAGTTGAAAATATATTTTTCTTCATTATTATTTCCTTAAAAATTTTGTGAGAACAAATTATCGACCGCCTCGTGTATTGCCGCCGCGTGAACCTTGGTTACTGTCGTTACTTCCACCACGGGAATCGTTTCCTCTGGGCGGAGGCGACGATGGTGGCGGCGATGATGGTGGAGTTGACGGAGGTGGCGGTGGTGGAGTATATGTACGTGTTTCCTCACGACTGCTGCCGCGGTCATTTCCTTTACCTTCATCACGTGATGGTGGTGTGTTCTGTCGATCTCTACCCGGTTGGTCATAACGCTCACGCCGCGAATCGGGACGACTTCCACTGCTTTCACCTCGTCCGGTTCCGGACCTATCCGGCGAACGTGGACTCACCGATCTTGTATCTTCTCCACTTCTCGATTTTCCGCGAACCTGTTCATTACTTCCTGTTTGTGAGCGACCACCGGTACCTGTAACTCCAACACCTGTTGGTAAATCATAACCACTTCTACCGCCGTCAAATCTATCCGGGCGATTTTCTAAAGTTTGTGATCCTCTATCAATGCTACCTCGATTTCCACCAAAATCTCTTTTAGTTCTCACCACGTCTCCCTTATCACTCACATAATACCAAGGTGTTCCCCCATAATAATACGAGGGATAGTAATATGACGGGAAATAATAAGGATGTGGATAATATACATAAGGAGTCCAGCACCATGAACTCCACGGGTCATAATGCCAATATCTATCGTAGAACCATGGATCGTTATATACGTAACCAAATGATACCGAGGGCCAATAATATGACGGGTAGTAGTAGGAATATGACCAGCGATGTCGAGGATACCAATTTCCGCCGTCAAAATAATAGTTATTGATTATCTGGCCGCCCGCTTGAGTATACATAGTATCGCTGTAATATTCAGAATCGTATCTTTCGTTCTCAGCGTAAGAGTAATTTTCATTTACTACGTTTCGTTCTTGCTTCACAGTATCAAATCGTGTATAGCAACCGGAAAGCGAAACGATGATACTAAAAGCCGCAATTAAAAATTTTATCTTCATAATAAACTCCATTGATTATTTTCATTATTCAATTACACAACACAAATGCCACAAAAATTCGTCAAAACCAATTAAATCTATCATTAATCTAATTAAAAAAGAGTAGATTGTCAACCGATGTTATAGAAATGTTTCGATTTTTATACAATTGGACTAATTTTGTGTTTAATTGAATACATTATAGGCGACCGATGTATTCAACTGAAATGGTTCGATTAGCAATGCTAATATTATGTTGATTTTTGAAGATATCTTTTAAATTAACTCCTAAGGTGAAACCGCTGCCAATCGATATCCTGACAGCTAAATTCAGGTATCCATATCCTTCACCTAACGCTTTTGGGTCGCTGTCGTTTATCGCCAGATTATATTCGGCGATGATGGATAGAAAATTTCCTAAAGTTTTTTCGGCTCCGAAAAATAAATTCAAATCTTTATCGCTGTCGGCACGTTCGAGTGAATAATTAATACCGCTATGAACACTCAAAAATCCGGCTACCGAAAAATTTTTACTGATGACCAAAAAAATGCCGGGTGATTTTATAGCGTAACGATCCAATGAGTCGATGTAAATTTCTTTCCCCTGAGAATCGAACCCTAACGCTATTGCCGGAAGAATCTGAGATTCATCGAAGGGACGAGCTTTGATGCTCATGCCTGGAAATTTATTCCACTCTGGTTTCGAAGAACCGATGAGATGAGTTCCACCGTATGACAATCCGACGTTGAAAGTATTTAGTAAACCGAACGAGACTCCAAATAATGCACCCCCATTTTGATAAAAATCTACATCTGCTGCATATTGCAGATGGCCAATTATTCCAGCCGTTGGCATATCTACAACAAAGCGAGGTTCAAAATCGCCGCTCGAACCGGCTGATCCTTGTGCATACAAATTATGAAAAGAGATGAGAAAGAAAAAAGAAATTAATATGATTTTTTTCATAACTAACCTATAAATTATTTTCTTGAAACCCATTTGTTGTCTTTGATGTAAAACCTCCACATATGTTCTGAACCGTTGGTGATGCCAACTCTGGAAGATGAAATGATTTCGGATTTCGGATTTCGGATTTCGGATTTTCCAATCCATATCTCATCTCCGCACAGGTCAGTTCCGTTTTCATTTCTTCCGAGTGCAAATGCTTGGCAAACTTTTGCAGGACCGTTCGTGAGATTGTGAATATTTTTTGAGGTGCCAATTTTTCTGTGGGTTTTCATAAATTCGATATTCTCGACCGGTTCTACAGCGCGTATCAGTACAGCGCATCCTTGGTCTTCTTCCTCTGTTACAACATTGCAGCAGTAGTGCATACCGTAAGTGAAGTAAACATATAAATGCCCACCTTGCCAGAACATTACTTCGTTACGTTTGGTTTTTCCACGAAATGAATGACTTGCAATATCATTATGCAAATAAGCTTCTGTCTCAACAATTTTACCGACAAGTAACTTCCCCATGTATTTTCGGATTAAGTATTCACCGAGTAAATCTTTTGCAATTTTTATTGTGTCTCGTAGATAGAATTCACGGTCTAACTTTTTATAGTCAGTGTTAACCAGGCCTATCCGTGTCATCCGTGTTCTATCTCCTCTGAAACTCACGGATTATTTTGTCAACCTCGTCTTCCGATATTCCACTTCCTAAAACATTCCCGCTTTTTGGTGAAGTAATTTTTTCTGTTTCTTTTACCGGCTGGGCTGAACCTTTTTTCCAAACTGGAATATTCCCCGCTCCTTCACGTAAATGCTGCTCGATTTTTTCTATCCAGGATTCCGCCGTCTTAATTTCTGCAGTTGTCTTGGCAGCTTGCGGTTTAACAAATATCGGCTCGCCCGCTTGTGAAGGATTTACAGGTCTTGTTTCAAACACGAGTCGCTTTATGTTAATCAGATGTTTAGCGGAAACATTTTCAGAAATAATCGAGCCTCCGATTGTTCCGGGACCGAGTGTGAGGGATGGCAGAAGCTCGTTTGTCCCGCCAACTGCGCCAAATGCCGCCTGCGTATTTACCAAAATTCTTGAAGCTGGTTTCTCGAGTGCAAATTTCATTATAATATCTTCATCGGACGAGTGAATAACCAGAGTATGTCCTAACCCGCCAAATTCAAGAAGTTCGATGCAGCGATGGCAAGCGTCACGCCAATTAAGTTCTGTGTAGAACGAAAGAACAGGCGATAGTTTCTCGCGAGAGAGTGGAATGTTCTTTCCGACTGCGTTTAATTCGGCAATTAAAACTTTTGTGTCGGATGGAACTTGGATACCTGCTTTTTCAGCAATAAACAGAGCCGATCTGCCCACCATAGCTGCGTTCAAGTGTCCTTCGTTATCAAACATCAGGCGCGAAAGTTTTTCTTTAGCTTCTCCTTCCACAAAGTAACCACCAAGCCGTTTGCACTCTGCAACGACCTTATCTTTTATGGGTGAATCGCAAATGAGCGAAGATTCAGTCGAGCATAGCACACCATTATCAAATTGTTTTCCCGATAAAACATCGGCAACAGCTTTTTGTATGTTTGCAGTTCTCTCGATGAAAGCTGGCACGTTTCCGGGTCCAACTCCATAAGCAGGTTTGCCTGAACTGTAAGCTGCTTTTACCATTGCTCCGCTGCCGGTTGCGAGAATTACACCGGTTAATTTATTTCGCATCAATTCATTTGTACCTTCGAGTGTCGGCTGTGTCATACAGTGTATTACTCCTTTGGGTGCACCGACAGATTCAGCAGCTTCACGTATTAGCTTGGCTGCTTCCAACGTTGAGTAAATTGCTTTCGGGTGTGGGCTTGCAACTATTGCGTTTCTTCCTTTTAAGGAAATGATCGCTTTGAACATCATCGTTGATGTTGGATTCGTAGATGGAATTAAAGCGGCAACTACTCCCATCGGTTCGCCGATTTCGATAATCTTCTTCTCGCGGTCTTCGCGAATCACACCTGCTGTTTTCAAATCTTTGATTGATTCCCAAACTCGCCTTGTAGCGAATTCATTTTTCTTCTTTTTGTCTTCAGGTTTTCCGAAACCGGTCTCCTCGTAAGCCATTTTACCCAAGAGTTCTGCCGCTTCGTAACCTGCATCTGCCATTGCTTTCACAATCTTATCGACACGTTCCTGATTGAAGGCGCGGAATTCCTGAACAGCTTCATTCGCTTGTTCTAATAAATCGCGCACTTCCTGTATTGATGCTAAATCTTTGTATGATGACATATAATTCCTTTATAATGAATATGTTAATCCTATGTATGGAAATTTAATAATCTCGAACTTGTCTCTATCTCTAAAAAAACTAAATCGTGTGAAAACAAATGCTAATTCTGAAACAAAATTACTTCTATAAGCTCTTACACCAATTAAGAATAATGATAACTCGAATCTGTCATCATAAGTTTGTGGTATCATTCCTTCAGCTATGAATTTAACGCCCCCTTTTTCTTTGCTCGAAATAATTGTTTCAAATCCAACCTGTGCCCAACTGTGTGAGTTGCTGTATTCAGTTTCTTTCTGAAAAAATTGTGTAATGTTAAAGTGAAGTTTTGTATAATAAGTGCCTAAACTAAATGAAAGATTTCCATAAAAATTTTCACCCGGATTCGTATCTGATGAAAATAATTTATTTGCGATAAACCAATCGGCACCGATTGCAACGCCCCTAACCAAATCGTCGCTTTGGTAAATTTGGAATTTTGCACCGGTTCCTAAAAACGAGGAACCCCATATCGGTAAGTTGGTTGTGAGGTTTAAATGAAAATAATCTGTGATTGCATAACCGCCTTGAATCAGATAAAAGGTGTACATACTTCCCCAAAATTTTCCCTTTGGGACGGTGTTACCTGTCGACATCCAGAAAAGCCGATTCTGAACTGGGTCAGATACGGTTACCACATTTTCAATATTACTTTCTTGGCAAACGGATGCGGATATAGGTATCAGGGGAAAAGATAATATTAATATCGATAATAATTTCATTAAATGAGATTTTTATTTTTCCACAAGAACAAATTAGTTGTCTCTTCTTTTTCGCGTACTAAATCTTCGCCTGTATATTCATCGATGAAAACTTCGCAGGCAAATACTTTTGTGCCAGGCATCAGATGTCCGCCAAAAACTTTTCCTTCTTTATCGCTGAGTGTAATATGTGTATGGACGAAAGGTTTTCCTTCTCGGATACTCACATTACCGGTGCAGTTTAAAATTTCATAGCCACCGTTCAACTCAATTGTATTGTACTCTTTTTTAATCTGGTCAAAATATCCGATGATAGCATTTGTAACCGCACCGATAGCTGTAACTTTTCCGATGCGAATATCTTCTTCGGTTACAATTTTTGTGAGTGCATCATATAAATCTGAACCTGACGGAATTGCACCGATAAATGAGCGTTTGTATTTGTATTGTAGTCTAAACACAGCCCAAATATATAGAATTAAGAGGATTTTAACAAGACTTTTTGAATCTCATAAACATGAAAATCATCGAGGATAATATCTTACCATTAAGTGCCTTAGCATGACACTATTTAAGTCCTAACCCAAACTGTGAAGTATGCTTTTGTTTCAACCCGAAATGTTCATACGCCAACTTAGTTGCTTCTCTGCCGCGCGGTGTTCTTTGTATAAATCCTTCTTGCAATAAATACGGCTCATACACTTCTTCAATCGTCCCAGGGTCCTCGCTCACGGCTGATGCAAGCGTTGCGAGTCCCACGGGACCGCCAGCAAACTTTTCAATTATCGTAGTAATTATTCGCTTGTCCATCTCATCCAGACCGCGGCTGTCAACCTCGAGCGCTTGTAATGAATATTCTGCGACTTCTTTATTAATAATTCCTTTGTGGGATTTTAGATTCTTATCTGCCTGTGCAAAATCTCTGCAACGTTTCAAAAGCCGGTTTGAAATTCGGGGTGTGCCGCGTGAACGGGTAGAAATTGTTTGCAATCCGTCATCGGTTATTTCGACGTTTAAAATGTCTGATGAGCGCTTAATAATTTTTACAAGTATGTTCGAGTCGTAGTAATCCAACCGATTCGTTACACCAAAGCGTGAACGCAG
Proteins encoded in this window:
- a CDS encoding DNA-3-methyladenine glycosylase, whose protein sequence is MTRIGLVNTDYKKLDREFYLRDTIKIAKDLLGEYLIRKYMGKLLVGKIVETEAYLHNDIASHSFRGKTKRNEVMFWQGGHLYVYFTYGMHYCCNVVTEEEDQGCAVLIRAVEPVENIEFMKTHRKIGTSKNIHNLTNGPAKVCQAFALGRNENGTDLCGDEIWIGKSEIRNPKSEIISSSRVGITNGSEHMWRFYIKDNKWVSRK
- a CDS encoding S9 family peptidase, translated to MERSFTILLFILAFTISAVAQQTGLLAPADNLVVDGIPPIPLSVVEEVGRYTEFRSAGFLSWHPTKLEMLITTRFAETLQIHWVKFPGGARTQMTFFPEQVGAASFNPKSSEYFVFNKDIGGGEWFQNYRFDIQTGSITLLTDGKSKNTFGVWSEDGKKMTYTSTRRNGKDVDIYTIELANPSSDKLLAEVSGGGWEVLDWSPDAKKILVREGVSINESYLYLFDSITGEKELITQKKEGEQVAYSSAKFGKDGKGIFLTTDLNSEFFRLAYYDLTSKKYKFLTEHIKWDVDEFEQSPDGKQIAFVTNEDGSGGLHLMDVKTGKELKLPKIPAGVISGIKWHNDGVNIGFSLSSARSSTDAYSINTKAGKLERWTFSETGGVNVEKFAEPKLIHWKSFDGKMISGFLYNPPEKFRGKRPVIIDIHGGPESQFRPTFLGRYNYYLNELGIALVFPNIRGSAGYGKTFLKLDNGYLREDSYKDIDALFDWIKSQSTLDADRIMITGGSYGGHMTLAIATYYPEKFRCAVDIVGISHFVTFLENTESYRKDLRRVEYGDERDPKMREFMEKIAPLNNAHKIKKPLFIIQGKNDPRVPASEAEQMVATLKKNNTPAWYLLAKDEGHGFSKKKNRDFQLYSTIMFIKEFLLK
- a CDS encoding outer membrane protein transport protein, coding for MKKNIFSTVIIVLLTFSVSSFAQFPEDALRYSTLGTGVGARSLGLGMAYTGISNDYTALFWNPAGLGQLDMSEFSFGLSHLSSKDNSSLYGNEKSFSTSSTKLNNFGVAYPFPTTRGSMVFAAGYHRINDFAGALSFSGFNPVSSIIQNYARHGISTTKSPKGNLAWELYLANIDSLSPNSFVFDSRIQDSVTQSGKILESGGMNNWSVGGAMEAAKNLYVGMSLNINTGSYSWQRSYSEQDLDNIYRTLPFDFRSLFIDQTISATVNGFSAKFGMLYRMSDVVRIGLSFKTPSWLTIEETFTSQGESFFDNGDNFKYPYDKPSKFKTKYDVVSPFMFSSGVSYIIQDLMLTADLEYTDWTQMEFRNAPEDLISYNTDIKEMFQPTVNLRGGAEYELPAMGMRLRGGFAFLPSPYKDDPSSFARKYITAGVGFIVQDIVAFDLGYAYGFWDSFRVNYDKTSRVDEKIKTHNVVATVTYRF
- a CDS encoding UvrD-helicase domain-containing protein, whose product is MPKTIFTESQKKAHDILRHLSVTANAGSGKTTVLVSRFIDILLNTDTKIDEIVAITFTEKAASELKKKISDTLNGLLQSEKSLDRLKKIEDISNHLPSANVSTIHSFCSKMLRQFPVEANVDYGFSVLDGVDQEILIQESIQETIAVWLNNSSDKRYEELALVLRTLGKNKLQSFVKLFLGKREQVERLLTEDGILSAGKSDDDILKIWDEITESQILSTVIDSGCIEAAEKILKAGNSKKATEILQMLNVWHTAKTEDHKIKMFGEIIEGMLTQKGELRADIFGRGVDNSSVNDLVSILKDVWESSKELIEVYCSYIKNKHQIILLNITRVALSLYKDTLKIYELKKNEKSYLDYEDLQLKTYEMLKSSEVQQKLASKFKYIMVDEYQDTNLLQYEIFRKLLFDLQSGNLFIVGDPKQSIYGFRNAEVEVFEKTKQDITHYQTTDNEIRWNGNAVVSTADERKGKIVLAESFRLLTDIVCFVNVVFAKILVKGSHQFEVEYNELLKCRNNSASGKVELLLLKPSNEKEKIIEIECEAIARRIINLVQTKYQIYDAAETPNDFRFKDAAILLRSRTHLKKLELILNKYKIPYVITGGIGFYQTQEIYDFYNYFQFLLNRHNDVALVGLLRSPFFTLSDAELFEIANHTNGSDFWSKLKSFIQTENVSDNAKRAVNILDDNISYASRLPIPLLVQRIFRQTGWLGTIAGLQRGEQSRLNVDKLLRLARNFEGKGFANLYDFVERLKTLIAGEQREGQASIESDGNAVQIMTIHSAKGLEFPVVFVPFLDKKFKYDNAPYIDSKVGIGFQAMEENSNDQKIDPLIYRFLKQQSHLKTEAEEKRIFYVACTRAKDVLVLSGSLPENSKSALNWVLKSLNINSNEIMKGEHLVDNLKVKTINLENNNFLHSEIDYLLNLQIYTAPEHIEIVSEDARVVESEKSIGDILIKSRQGQIRSNFFSATQIQTFKDCPTKYFLKYQLGMPEFEMRSIKFHEEDDPNDRIYRGIVGSITHSVLEKYQSFNEKDISSFILQNLKSEFVIEDEKINQVTNDILLQVKNYFESDFGKTVIRLPEYKTEFTLNTVFGDDYLTGTLDRLYKSQEGKWCILDYKTDNVTLKNIKNKADRYYWQMAFYSVLVARFLEVDEIEATLVFTKYPDHPQIYKFSKDKIKNIETEILHVIEKIKSNQFTRNEDMCEYCNYQKNGKCISGRNL